Part of the Vigna unguiculata cultivar IT97K-499-35 chromosome 3, ASM411807v1, whole genome shotgun sequence genome, gatctTCTTGGTAGCATCAAATCCTAGCTCAGCAACACCTTCTCCCACCAGTTCACCCAGCAACAATTCTACATGCCCAGTGTCCATGAATTATGTTCAAACAGTCCCTTGGAACATCTCTTACTGCCATAACTTCCAACCCTTGCAATCCCAATACCAAACAAGCACAAGTCTTTGTTGCCAAACCCTCTTATCCCTCTTTGGGGTAGCACTTGCACAAAACCTTAAGAAAAACTCCCTTTTTCAACTACCTAATCTCCCTACATCTATCTCTTGCCTCCAACACTTCCAATCCAATCTCACATCCCTCTCACTTCCCAACAACCTTGTCTCCTCCTGCTTTGATCCACAACAATTTGTCATCACTCCCGACATCTGTGCTCGGATTCAAAACATGGAAGATTGGTTCGCCAGGCTTGGTTCTACACCACAGCTCGACACTGCGTGTAAACCAGACCTTAGTGATAGAAACCAATGCACCAAGTGCGAGGCTGAGGGGGACAAGGTTCAGCAGAAGCTTAGTGCCATTGATGGTAATGAATCACATTCCCAAGATTGCTTTTACTTCACAGCACTTTACATGGCTGGTGTTGCCAATCAGTATGGCCCTGAGAGCAGAGGTGCTTTGTCttgcattttgattttgttgctTAATTCGCAAGTTGATTCAAGGGATAGCCATCGTGCTCTTAGGCTTGGTTTGTTTATAGCTTCACTTGCAGTCCTGGTAATCGTGTTGTTAGGATTAGGGGTGTATTTTTGGTATATCAAAAGAAGAAGTGTTGAGAATTTGCTTGCCTATGCTGATCTACAGGAAGAAAGGTTCAGGCTAAGGTTGAGACCAAATACAGTGTTGACTTGGTTTGAAATTGAGAGTCTTGTGAGGGCCACCAACAATTTTTCACCTCAGAACTTCATTGGCAGAGGTGGGTTTGGGACGGTTTACAAGGGCATTCTACCTGATGGCACAATGGTTGCGGTGAAAAGGCTTGAAGAATCGAATTATCAAGCAGATGATCTGTTTTACAGTGAGGTTGAGATTGTTAGCAACTTGAAGCACCGTAATCTGGTGCCACTAAGAGGGTGTTGTGTGGTTGATGAGAATCATAATCTTGAGTACAGAGGAAGGTATCTAGTTCATCAATATATGCCAAATGGAAGCCTTCAAGACCATCTTTTTCCAACCGAATTAGACAATCAATATACAAAGAAATCCCTGACTTGGACTCAAAGAAAAAGCATAGTCTTGGATGTGGCAAATGCATTGGTTTATTTGCACTTTGGAGTTAAACCTGCAGTGTATCACAGAGATATCAAATCCACCAATATACTACTTGATGCAGATATGAGAGCGAGGGTTGGAGATTTTGGGCTAGTCAAACGGAGCAGTGAAAGCACGTCTCATCTAAATACAATAGTAGCTGGAACTCGTGGATATGTAGCACCTGAATATGCACTCTATGGTCAGCTAACTGAGAAGAGTGACGTCTACAGCTTTGGTGTGGTTGTTCTTGAGATAATGTGTGGAAGAAAAGCCCTTGAGTTATCTTCCTCAGGGGCTCCGGTTTTCTTGATCACAGATTGGGTTTGGTCATTAATGAGATCTGGAAACATAGGAGAGGCTTTGGATGCTTCTTTGTTAGTAGACAAAAATTGTGCTAGAAACATAATGGAGAGGTTTTTGCTGGTTGGAATTCTTTCTTCTCATGTAATGTTTGCTTCAAGACCAACAATTTTGAATGCCTTGAAAATGTTAGAAGGGGATATTGAGATCCCACCAATTCCAGATAGGCCACTGATGCATGGACACTATGTGATGTATGATGGTGATGGCTCTGGGATGAGCTCGGAATGTGGGTTTGTGAGCTCATGAAAAGTTAAATGTGAAGTATTAATAAAGGAAGCTGAAGCATGTGCACTGCAAGATACTAAAATGTCATGTCATGTTCTTCGAGACAAGAATGCACCTCTTGCTCTGTGGGATATTTCTGACAGATATTTTCCTAAAAGATAAAAGGGGTTAAAGAAAAGTGCAAGACCAAGGTACTACTCTATGGATACGCagttataattttgtattgtaAATGTTAGATGACCTCTTAAACTCTCCTAAACTCACAGTTCAAGAAAAGTTTCATTCATATAGAAGAGTAGAAGTTCTAGAGGGAAGGGTAAAATTATGCCTTAGTAACTTATTAGTCATAGGTTTGAATCCAAGAAGTAGTCTCTTTACAAATCCTTGTACAGTAACCTTCTCATACCTTTGCATAGTGAGTAGCATTTTTACTCAGTGATGTGTTGTAGTTTTCTATCTGGAATATCTCAATCATCATACGAGGTCTTATCAGATTTAAGAAAGTTGGAATCAGGTCCTTCCTTTTTActgtttgaaatttgaaaaactatttgagaatcattgaaaaatccTATTACATAAATTGTACG contains:
- the LOC114176428 gene encoding probable receptor-like protein kinase At1g11050, whose product is MLDAMDEPQTEKYASHDPNYIVRDKVYNFMKFINMGSIFVLLIFLVASNPSSATPSPTSSPSNNSTCPVSMNYVQTVPWNISYCHNFQPLQSQYQTSTSLCCQTLLSLFGVALAQNLKKNSLFQLPNLPTSISCLQHFQSNLTSLSLPNNLVSSCFDPQQFVITPDICARIQNMEDWFARLGSTPQLDTACKPDLSDRNQCTKCEAEGDKVQQKLSAIDGNESHSQDCFYFTALYMAGVANQYGPESRGALSCILILLLNSQVDSRDSHRALRLGLFIASLAVLVIVLLGLGVYFWYIKRRSVENLLAYADLQEERFRLRLRPNTVLTWFEIESLVRATNNFSPQNFIGRGGFGTVYKGILPDGTMVAVKRLEESNYQADDLFYSEVEIVSNLKHRNLVPLRGCCVVDENHNLEYRGRYLVHQYMPNGSLQDHLFPTELDNQYTKKSLTWTQRKSIVLDVANALVYLHFGVKPAVYHRDIKSTNILLDADMRARVGDFGLVKRSSESTSHLNTIVAGTRGYVAPEYALYGQLTEKSDVYSFGVVVLEIMCGRKALELSSSGAPVFLITDWVWSLMRSGNIGEALDASLLVDKNCARNIMERFLLVGILSSHVMFASRPTILNALKMLEGDIEIPPIPDRPLMHGHYVMYDGDGSGMSSECGFVSS